CGCCTCGCCGCCCGATCACGCCCAGCGACACCTCGTCGTGCCGCTGGGAGAAGACCGCGAACTGCTCCGGGGTCACCTGGACGCGGCGCGGGGTTGGCAGGCGGATTGCCTCGCGTTGAGCCAGATGGATCTCTTTCCCCGTCCGGGGCGCCTGGTGGACCTCGCTGTCGAGGCCGGTCGGCCGATCAGTCTTCTGCAGGGACGCCAGGGCGGGGGCCTGCGCGTGCGCATCGCCCGGGGCGAGAGCCTCATGAATGCAGTTCTGGGCGAGCCCGCCGGGATTCGGACCTGATCGGAGCCTTGCAGGATGCAACAGTGGGCACAGATCGCGGGATCGTCGGCGGCCCTGGTCGCCGTCCTCGTGGGCCTCGCGCGCCACTGGGAATTCTGGTCCGTCGTCGAGCGCGCCTTCGTGGCCTACCTGCTCGTCTTCGGAGTCGTCGGGATCCTTCTGTTGCTCGGACGGGTCGCCCTGCGTTCCGAACCCGATCCGCCGCGGGAAAGCAAGAGGAACGATCCGGAGCAATCACGGACCGATGGCACGGATGCTGCACTTTGACGTCTTCCGGTGAACGAGCGTGAGCGCTCGATCCAGTAGCAGGAGCGGGAATCAGCCCATGGAGAGCACGACCACGACCGCGCCCGATCTCACGGCCCTGTGGCACAGTTTCCAGGACGAGGGAGACGAGGACGCGCGCCGGATCCTCGTGGAGAAACACGTGGGCCTGGTCCGCTATGTCGCCGGCCGTCTGGCCGTCGGGCTTCCGCACTACCTCGAGTTCCCCGATCTCTACGGGGCAGGGCTGGTCGGTCTGATCCAGGCCGTCGACAACTTCGACCGCGCTCGGGGCATCAAGTTCGAGACCTATGCCATTCCGCGGATTCGGGGCGCGATCCTGGACGAGCTGCGCTCGCAGGACTGGTTCCCGCGCAGCCTGCGCCGGAAGGCACGTCAGCTCGAACAGACCTTCGCGACTCTCGAGTCCAAGCACGGCCGATCGGTGAGCGACGAAGAGGTGGCCGAGGAACTGGGCATGAGTCTGGACGAATACGATCGCGTCCTCGGTCAGATCTCGGTCGCGACGCTCGTGTCCCTCGAGAGCGAACTGCATCCGGACGACTCCGGTGGTGGCCACCGCGTCGTCGACACCCTGGTCGACGAGTCCGTGGTCCACCCCGACGAGGTCATCGCCCAACGAGAACTGCGCGACGTGATCGTCGGCGCGCTCGCAGAGCTGAGCGACAAGGAACGCCTGGTGCTCACCCTCTACTACTACGAAGAGCTGACCCTCCGCGAGATCGGCGAAGTCCTCGAGGTGACCGAGTCCCGCGTCTGTCAGATCCATACGAAGGCGATCTTCCGTCTGAAGGGGAAGGTCGAACGCAAGGTGAACTCGAAGTCGCTGTCGCGCCTCGGCGAAGAGGTCCGCGACGCACTCAAGGAGAACGTGGGCGTCTGATCGTCGGGCGACCGGCGTCCACCTCCGACGGAAGGGGTGGGTCATGGCTGGTGACAGTGTGAGTCTGCCGACGAACGTCGCGCACTCCGACACGGTCAGCCGGATCCAGCAGGGCCAGGCCACGGATCAGCAGGCGGGCGAGAAACTCGCCAAGAAGCTGGCCGAGCCCGGCGACGACGATGCGGCGCTGTTGAAGAATCTCAGCGAGACCGAGCGGGCTCGTTTGCGGAAAGAGCGGCGTGAGGAACGAAGGAAGCAGCAGCGCCAGCAGAAGCGGGACGCAGCCCGGGAACGCCCGGACGACGACCCGCGCGGTGGCAGTATCGACGTGAAGGTCTGAGGCCGGAGACCCGGCGGTGGAGCCATGACGATCGAAACCCTGCAACAGACGCTGGCGATGTCCGGTCCCATGGGGCTGTTGGCCGGGAGCGCGCTGGTGGCGCTCGGAGCGAGCTCTCTGGTGACCGCCGTCCTGCTCTGGGCACGCCGGCGGCGCACGAGCCGCAATCCCGATCCTGATCCGTCGACGGCTGCCCACGTGGTGGACCGCTACGACGACGAGGTGGTCGCGCCGGAGCCTTCCCCGGCGCCCGCAGGTCCCGACCTGGCCGAGATCGACCGCCGCCTCGAGGAGGTCGAGCAGCAGTTGGTGAATCTCGGCAGCCGGGTCGATGCCGTCTTGCGGCAGCGCGAACAGACCGTTCCGCGCAAGACGGTGCGGGCCGCGGCCACGCCGACGCCGACGATCGATCGTCCCGACAGCGTCACCCCCGAAGAGATCTCCCTGCGCGCCCTGGTGGGCCGCAGCGCCTAGGACACCGGCACGAGGAAGTCGTCGTGGACCAGCAAGCCCTGAAGGACATCATCCTCAACGCCAAGGATCTGCCCGCGATGCCGCACGTCGCGAGCAAGGTCCTGGAGCTCGCCGGCAATCCCGAGACGACGGCCGCCACGCTCCAGAAGGTGATCGAGGACGACCAGGCCATGGCCGCGCGTATCCTCAAGATCGCCAACTCGGCGCTCTACGGTTGCAGCCGCAAGATCAAGACGCTGACCGAAGCCATCGTCATGCTCGGCTTCAACACGATTCGCAGCCTGGTGGTGACCAGTGCCGCGCGGAACATGTATCTGAAGGAAGGCAAGACGATGGGGCTCAAGGAGCGGCTGCTCTGGGAGCACTCCATCGGCTGTGGAATCGCCAGTCGCCTGCTGGTCACGCCGCGGCAGCCGGCCTACGCCGAAGAGGCCTTTCTCGCGGGCCTCATGCACGACATCGGCAAGCTCGTGCTGAACCAGTACGCGGGCGACGTCTTCGACGAGATCGTCCAGGAAGTCTACAACGAGGGTCGCCACTTCGTCGAGGTCGAGCAGGAGCTCCTGGGCTTCGACCACACCGAGGTCGGTGCCATGCTCGTGACCAAGTGGAAGCTGTCGAACACGCTCGAGGACGCGATCCGGTCGCACCACGAACCCGACAGCATCAACGCGTCGAACGAGGTGCTGTGCTACCTCGATCTGGCCAACAACATCTGCAAGCGGCAGGGGATCGGCTTCGTCGAGCTGCCCGAGATGGAGCTCGCCGAGCTCCCGAGCGCGAAGGTGCTGGGCCTGACGGCCCCGGAGCTGGAGACGGTCTGCGTCCAGCTCGGTGAGACCCTCGAGTCGGAGATGGAGATCTTTGTCTGAGGTCGATCTGCACGACTCGCCCTCCGTGGCGAATCCGGAGCTCGACGCCCTGCTGGCGAGCTTCCAGGACCTTCCGACCATTCCGGAGGTCCTCGCGCGCATCTGGCAGCTGGTCGACGATCCGCGCAGCAGCGCACGTGACCTGGAGCAGGTGGTGAGTCTGGAGCCGCCCCTGGCGGCGAAGGTGCTCCGCCTCGCGAACAGCCCCTACTACGGGGGCCGGGGTCGGGTCAAGGACGTGCAGATGGCGATCACTGCCCTGGGATTCGACACCCTGCGCAACCTGGCGGTGTGTCTGAGTGTGGCCAGTGGTCTGGTGCAGCGCGAAGCGCGTCAGAACGTCATGGACCAACGGGAACTGTGGCGACACAGCGTGAGCTGTGCCGTGGTGGCCCGGCGTCTGGCCCGCGAGCTCGACGTCCTGGATCCGGACGACGTCGAGGAACTTTTCACCTCGGGTCTCCTGCACGACATCGGCATGTTCGTGATCGCGCTCGGACGTCCCCGGGCCTACGCCGAGGTCGTCCGGGTCGGACTCGAGCAGGGCTACGAGCAGGTTCGCGCCGAGCGCGAGGTGCTGGGCTTCGATCACGCCGAAGTGGGGTGTGCCTTCGCGCAGCGATGGCACTTCCCGTACCGTTTGCAGGACCTCATCGCGAACCACCACAGTCCGGCGGTGGGCGATCGGGCGACGACCAAGCACGTGCTCTCGCTGGCCGACGCGGTCGCGCATCGTGTCGTGCCGACCGCGATCCTCCCCGACTTCGAGGTGCGCGAGGTCGACGCCCGCGATCTGGCGGCCCTGCACCTCGACGAGGAATCGCTCGAACAACTGCTACCGGAACTCCAGCGCGACATCGAGCGCGCGCAGGAATTCATGAACCTCGTCTGAGCGACCCGACCGGAGAGAGGACCGACATGTCGCAGCCGACACGCCCAGAGGGAGCCATTCGTGCGGTGATCGCCGACGACGAGGCCTTCATCCGGCAGGTGCTGTTGAAGATGCTCGAACGTCTCGGCATCGACGTGGTCGGCGTGGCCGAGAACGGCCGCATGGCTCTCGAGCTGTACCACCAACACCGCCCGGACATCGTGATCCTCGACATCGCCATGCCCGAGATGGACGGTCTGGAGACCCTCCGCAAGCTGCTCGAGCGCGACCCCGATGCCCGCGTGCTCATGTGCACGAGCTTCAGCAGCAAGCAGTACGTCGTCGAGGCCGTGAAGGTCGGGGCGAAGGGTTACCTGAACAAACCCTTCGACCTCGACAAGATCCGCGAGAAGATCAGCAAGATCGTCCAGGTCGACTCGGTCGGCTGACGGTCTCGTTCTCGGGGCGACCCCGACTTGACACCGACGGGGTGCCCGCCGACGATGCGGGCGCTCCGCTGCTGCCCTCCGGCCTCGCGGACCGGTTCGCACCATGGAATCCGAACTCGTTCTCGTGCACACCCCCCGTGCGGAACTCGTGGGGACGCTCCTGCAGGGACTGCGGGAGCGCGCCACGGTCGTCGCCTACGACGACGCGGCCGAACTCGTGGCCGCGGCGCGGAAGGCCGACGTCTGGCTGGTGGTCCTGGACCTGGCGACGGCGAGCCAGATCCCCGAGGGCGTGATCCGCCGCCTGCGCAACGTTCCTTCGCATCCCGAGTTGATCGTGCGACCGCCGGCCGGCTACGCGGCAAGGATCGATCTTCCCGACGACGGCGTGCTGGAACCCGCAGCCTCCGACGATCGGGTGTTGGAGCAATCCCGGCGCCTCCTCGACCTGCAGCAGGTCCGGCGGGCGAGCGGGATCGTGGGGAGCACACCGCGGGTCCGGGAACTCTTGGCCGTGATCGCGCAGGTCGCGCCACTCGACGTCCCGGTGCTGGTCCAGGGTGAGAGCGGGACCGGCAAGGAGATGGTCGCGCGGGCCCTGCACTCCCAGAGCCGGCGTCGCAATGCCCCCTTCGTCTCGATCAACGTGGGCAGTCTGGCGGAAACGCTGCTCGAGTCCGAGCTGTTCGGGCACGAGAAGGGGGCCTTCACGGGCGCGGTGGCACGACGGGCCGGAGTCTTCGAGCGCGCCAACGGAGGCACGCTGTTCCTCGACGAGCTCGGCGAGATGTCACCGGGGATGCAGGTGAAGCTGTTGCGCGTGCTCGAGACGAGCGAATTCCAACGCGTGGGGGGCACCGAGACCCTGCACACCGACGTGCGCATCGTGGCCGCGACGCACCGCGACCTCGAGGCCGAGATGGAGGCCGGACGTTTCCGCAGCGACCTCTACTACCGCCTGAAGGTGGTCCGGGTCGAGATCCCTCCCCTGCGCGAGCGGCCCGACGACATCCTGGTGCTGGCCCAGCACTTCCTCGACGAGGCCAACGAGCGGCACGGACTCGGGAAGCGCGGTTTCACCACCGACACCATGAAGAGACTGCGATCCTACGCCTGGCCCGGCAACGTGCGGGAGCTGCGCAACGTGGTCTCGTCGATGGCGGTCATGGCGCGGGGCGAGTTCCTCGAAGTCGAGGACCTGCCCGCCGAGTTCCACGACGGGGGTGGGGAGCGCCGCAATCTGCCGATGACGGCCGCGGACGCCGCCTCGGCGAGCGGCGGCGACGGGATCTGGACGACCACGCTCCTGGCCCTGGTGTCCGACGTCCGGAGGATCGTCGACAAGCTCGACGAGATCTCCGATCGGCTCGACCGGCTGGAGTCGACCGGTCCGGAGCCGGGCCGAGGCGGGGGGCAGCGGG
The sequence above is a segment of the Candidatus Krumholzibacteriia bacterium genome. Coding sequences within it:
- a CDS encoding HDOD domain-containing protein, whose translation is MDQQALKDIILNAKDLPAMPHVASKVLELAGNPETTAATLQKVIEDDQAMAARILKIANSALYGCSRKIKTLTEAIVMLGFNTIRSLVVTSAARNMYLKEGKTMGLKERLLWEHSIGCGIASRLLVTPRQPAYAEEAFLAGLMHDIGKLVLNQYAGDVFDEIVQEVYNEGRHFVEVEQELLGFDHTEVGAMLVTKWKLSNTLEDAIRSHHEPDSINASNEVLCYLDLANNICKRQGIGFVELPEMELAELPSAKVLGLTAPELETVCVQLGETLESEMEIFV
- a CDS encoding response regulator codes for the protein MSQPTRPEGAIRAVIADDEAFIRQVLLKMLERLGIDVVGVAENGRMALELYHQHRPDIVILDIAMPEMDGLETLRKLLERDPDARVLMCTSFSSKQYVVEAVKVGAKGYLNKPFDLDKIREKISKIVQVDSVG
- a CDS encoding FliA/WhiG family RNA polymerase sigma factor — its product is MESTTTTAPDLTALWHSFQDEGDEDARRILVEKHVGLVRYVAGRLAVGLPHYLEFPDLYGAGLVGLIQAVDNFDRARGIKFETYAIPRIRGAILDELRSQDWFPRSLRRKARQLEQTFATLESKHGRSVSDEEVAEELGMSLDEYDRVLGQISVATLVSLESELHPDDSGGGHRVVDTLVDESVVHPDEVIAQRELRDVIVGALAELSDKERLVLTLYYYEELTLREIGEVLEVTESRVCQIHTKAIFRLKGKVERKVNSKSLSRLGEEVRDALKENVGV
- a CDS encoding HDOD domain-containing protein is translated as MSEVDLHDSPSVANPELDALLASFQDLPTIPEVLARIWQLVDDPRSSARDLEQVVSLEPPLAAKVLRLANSPYYGGRGRVKDVQMAITALGFDTLRNLAVCLSVASGLVQREARQNVMDQRELWRHSVSCAVVARRLARELDVLDPDDVEELFTSGLLHDIGMFVIALGRPRAYAEVVRVGLEQGYEQVRAEREVLGFDHAEVGCAFAQRWHFPYRLQDLIANHHSPAVGDRATTKHVLSLADAVAHRVVPTAILPDFEVREVDARDLAALHLDEESLEQLLPELQRDIERAQEFMNLV
- a CDS encoding sigma-54 dependent transcriptional regulator, whose protein sequence is MESELVLVHTPRAELVGTLLQGLRERATVVAYDDAAELVAAARKADVWLVVLDLATASQIPEGVIRRLRNVPSHPELIVRPPAGYAARIDLPDDGVLEPAASDDRVLEQSRRLLDLQQVRRASGIVGSTPRVRELLAVIAQVAPLDVPVLVQGESGTGKEMVARALHSQSRRRNAPFVSINVGSLAETLLESELFGHEKGAFTGAVARRAGVFERANGGTLFLDELGEMSPGMQVKLLRVLETSEFQRVGGTETLHTDVRIVAATHRDLEAEMEAGRFRSDLYYRLKVVRVEIPPLRERPDDILVLAQHFLDEANERHGLGKRGFTTDTMKRLRSYAWPGNVRELRNVVSSMAVMARGEFLEVEDLPAEFHDGGGERRNLPMTAADAASASGGDGIWTTTLLALVSDVRRIVDKLDEISDRLDRLESTGPEPGRGGGQRVQPSGWDDTPLDAEYVPLTPEPGTDMASAERALIEATLRQFEGNRRRTAEQLGIGERTLYRKLKRYGLG